A region from the Muribaculum gordoncarteri genome encodes:
- a CDS encoding GrpB family protein, which yields MKTLKDMTLEELWQLFPIVLTPHQPQWKDWAKVEIDDLSALLSEYAPIFNHIGSTAIPGIQAKPTIDILVEIAPCADWQRVRATMEAAGYICMSSSDTRMSFNKGYTTEGYAEKVFHIHFHAIGDNDEIIFRDYLNCHPEIAHEYETLKLSLLPKFKHDRDGYTDAKSAFVKKILGIAKSGSKPPKP from the coding sequence ATGAAAACTCTTAAGGACATGACATTGGAAGAACTGTGGCAACTATTTCCCATTGTCCTGACGCCGCATCAGCCGCAATGGAAGGATTGGGCGAAGGTTGAAATAGATGATCTTTCTGCACTCCTTTCGGAATATGCTCCGATTTTCAACCATATCGGCAGCACTGCGATTCCCGGCATTCAGGCCAAGCCGACAATCGACATCCTTGTTGAAATCGCGCCCTGCGCCGATTGGCAACGTGTCCGTGCAACCATGGAGGCGGCGGGGTATATATGTATGTCCTCTTCCGATACCCGCATGAGTTTCAACAAGGGATATACTACGGAGGGATATGCCGAAAAGGTGTTCCATATTCATTTTCATGCCATAGGCGACAATGACGAAATCATTTTCCGTGACTATCTAAACTGTCATCCGGAAATAGCTCACGAATATGAAACGCTGAAATTAAGCCTGTTGCCAAAGTTCAAGCATGACCGTGACGGATATACCGATGCCAAATCTGCATTTGTCAAGAAAATATTGGGGATAGCCAAGTCCGGCAGCAAACCACCAAAACCATAA
- a CDS encoding PDDEXK nuclease domain-containing protein: METVVRIHNESEYNEILQQAVAVIETARSNAACAIISTSNEMHWRIGQLLYERKLDSAHGDGVVKRLSVDLKSMYPKMGMSVSNLWAMKKYYVRFHLSDPKLQRCVGVLPWRHINQLMTKLKDDDNAIQYYAEKVIEKGWSRDLLVNAINLEMHKHQPEANMSNNFAIALPEAQAAYANEVFKDSYCMGFLGVTEPLLELELERRLVEKIKKFLLELGQGFTYIGNQHVLSYNGKDYKVDMLFFHRGLRSLVAVDLKISEFMPEYVSKMNLYLSLLDRLERGKDENPSIGIILCAEKDNVEVELTLEGFTKPIGVAEYKLIVPQKELKQLITDEIKTFNQEIAEKATELLSE; the protein is encoded by the coding sequence ATGGAAACAGTTGTCCGCATTCATAACGAATCAGAATATAATGAAATATTGCAACAGGCTGTTGCAGTAATTGAAACCGCGAGAAGCAACGCAGCTTGTGCAATTATTAGCACTTCCAATGAAATGCATTGGCGTATTGGGCAGCTATTATATGAGCGTAAACTTGATAGCGCACATGGGGATGGTGTAGTAAAGCGACTATCTGTAGACTTGAAGTCGATGTATCCCAAAATGGGTATGTCGGTGAGCAATTTGTGGGCAATGAAGAAATATTATGTGCGGTTTCATCTCTCCGATCCAAAACTCCAACGCTGCGTTGGAGTTTTGCCATGGCGACACATAAATCAGTTGATGACCAAACTGAAAGATGATGACAACGCTATCCAATACTATGCTGAGAAAGTTATAGAAAAAGGCTGGAGCCGAGATTTACTCGTCAATGCCATAAATTTGGAGATGCACAAGCATCAGCCGGAGGCCAATATGTCAAACAATTTTGCCATTGCGCTCCCGGAGGCTCAGGCTGCATACGCCAACGAGGTTTTCAAGGATTCCTATTGCATGGGATTTCTCGGAGTGACTGAGCCGCTTCTTGAACTGGAGCTTGAGCGGAGATTGGTAGAGAAGATAAAAAAGTTTCTTCTTGAACTTGGTCAAGGATTTACATACATTGGCAATCAGCACGTCCTGTCCTATAATGGCAAGGATTACAAGGTAGATATGCTCTTCTTTCATCGGGGGCTTCGTTCGCTCGTCGCCGTCGATTTGAAAATTTCCGAGTTCATGCCCGAATATGTCAGCAAGATGAACCTCTATCTCTCGTTGCTTGATAGGCTTGAACGTGGCAAAGATGAAAATCCGTCAATCGGTATAATCTTATGCGCTGAGAAAGACAATGTAGAGGTCGAGCTTACCCTCGAAGGCTTTACTAAGCCCATCGGCGTGGCCGAATACAAACTTATCGTGCCTCAAAAAGAGTTGAAACAGCTAATCACCGACGAAATAAAGACTTTCAACCAAGAAATAGCAGAAAAAGCTACAGAACTCCTATCAGAATAA